A stretch of Brassica napus cultivar Da-Ae chromosome C6, Da-Ae, whole genome shotgun sequence DNA encodes these proteins:
- the LOC106440134 gene encoding zinc finger A20 and AN1 domain-containing stress-associated protein 2 yields the protein MDHDKTGCQSPPEGPKLCINNCGFFGSAATMNMCSKCHKTMLFQQEQGAKLASAVSGSPSNILKETFTAALVDAETKSVEPMAVSVQAVAEVVAPEEAAAKPKEGPSRCTTCNKRVGLTGFKCRCGDLFCGTHRYADVHNCSFDYHVAAQEAIAKANPVVKADKLDKI from the coding sequence GACAGGATGCCAAAGCCCACCCGAGGGTCCCAAGCTATGCATCAACAACTGCGGTTTCTTCGGAAGTGCTGCCACAATGAACATGTGTTCCAAGTGCCACAAGACTATGTTGTTTCAACAGGAACAGGGGGCTAAGCTTGCATCTGCAGTGTCTGGATCACCCAGCAACATCCTAAAGGAAACCTTCACTGCTGCTTTGGTTGATGCTGAAACCAAATCCGTCGAGCCCATGGCTGTCTCTGTACAAGCTGTTGCAGAAGTAGTAGCACCAGAAGAAGCTGCAGCAAAACCAAAGGAAGGGCCCAGCCGATGTACTACTTGCAACAAACGGGTTGGTTTGACTGGATTCAAATGTCGCTGTGGCGACCTCTTCTGCGGGACACACCGCTATGCAGACGTACACAACTGCTCTTTCGATTACCATGTTGCTGCGCAAGAAGCTATAGCCAAAGCGAACCCGGTTGTGAAGGCAGATAAGCTTGACAAGATCTGA